One region of Fragaria vesca subsp. vesca linkage group LG4, FraVesHawaii_1.0, whole genome shotgun sequence genomic DNA includes:
- the LOC101300342 gene encoding putative clathrin assembly protein At2g25430-like, whose product MQRRFRQVFTALREHTSVSYAKIATVGGFCNVELIIIKATAPDDLPLPEKYIQELLKIFSISPTTLREFSLSFSRRFSKTRCWRVALKCLILLHRLLRAVPDDSLFRSELLWIRSIGLMSLNNCRFRDDSSSASADYTAFIRSYAQLLDEALHCFFLDNTAPQELPQLQYQEEGEDEQEEEEDDEPKFQSLSAKMEEMSRMLEMLPQLQSLIDRVMDCRPTGPAARSYLVQVAMKLLIRDSFVCYTIFRREIVMVLDSLFQMPYRNCITAFGIYKKAAVQANELGEFYDWCKAMGLCGAYEYPFIDRIPHIQIHALENFLHGMWQLTDQSSSTPTSSPSSSLVESSSETPTEDDCSILVSTKWEKPLIQFGKDNVDVKPLIRFRKEEEEKMLIQFEEVEESWESILEASINVSPSHHQQNNMLCLYDPNVVNPFYQSSMMRQNYHGFVTTNNAIPSLI is encoded by the coding sequence ATGCAGAGGCGATTCCGGCAAGTCTTCACCGCTCTAAGAGAGCACACCTCCGTGAGCTACGCAAAGATCGCCACGGTTGGAGGGTTCTGCAACGTGGAACTCATCATCATAAAAGCAACCGCTCCGGATGACTTGCCTTTGCCGGAAAAGTACATTCAAGAGCTCTTGAAAATCTTCTCCATCTCTCCAACCACTTTGAGAGAATTCTCACTCAGCTTCTCTCGCCGCTTCAGCAAGACTCGATGCTGGAGAGTTGCACTCAAGTGCTTGATCCTCCTCCACCGTCTCCTCCGTGCAGTCCCCGACGACAGTTTGTTTCGGAGTGAGCTCCTTTGGATACGTTCCATTGGCTTGATGTCTCTCAACAACTGTCGCTTTCGCGATGATTCCTCCTCTGCTTCAGCAGACTACACAGCGTTTATCAGATCCTATGCTCAGCTCCTCGACGAAGCTCTTCATTGCTTTTTCTTGGACAACACGGCACCCCAAGAATTACCACAACTACAATATCAAGAGGAAGGAGAAGATGAACAAGAGGAAGAAGAAGATGATGAACCAAAGTTTCAGAGCTTATCAGCAAAAATGGAAGAAATGAGTCGAATGCTTGAAATGTTGCCGCAGCTACAAAGCCTGATTGATCGAGTCATGGACTGCCGGCCCACAGGGCCGGCAGCTAGAAGCTATTTGGTCCAAGTAGCCATGAAACTTCTAATTCGAGACAGCTTTGTGTGTTACACAATCTTTAGGAGGGAAATTGTTATGGTTCTTGATAGCCTATTTCAGATGCCTTATCGGAATTGCATAACGGCTTTTGGGATTTACAAGAAGGCAGCAGTGCAAGCAAATGAGCTCGGTGAATTCTACGACTGGTGTAAGGCGATGGGATTGTGTGGTGCATACGAGTATCCATTTATTGATAGAATCCCACATATTCAGATCCATGCTCTTGAGAACTTCCTCCATGGGATGTGGCAGTTGACAGATCAGTCCTCTTCCACTCCGACCTCATCGCCATCCTCTTCTTTAGTGGAGAGCTCTAGTGAAACCCCAACGGAGGACGACTGCAGCATTCTTGTTAGTACAAAATGGGAGAAGCCATTGATTCAGTTCGGTAAGGATAACGTGGACGTGAAGCCCTTAATTCGTTTTCGGAAAGAGGAAGAAGAGAAGATGTTGATTCAGTTTGAAGAGGTGGAGGAGAGCTGGGAGAGCATTCTTGAAGCTTCCATCAATGTCTCGCCTTCTCATCATCAACAAAACAACATGTTGTGCTTGTACGATCCGAACGTCGTTAACCCTTTCTACCAGTCGAGCATGATGAGGCAAAATTACCATGGTTTTGTTACCACCAACAACGCCATTCCTTCCTTAATCTAG